A window from Desulfuromonas acetoxidans DSM 684 encodes these proteins:
- a CDS encoding glucose-6-phosphate isomerase: protein MTKTTNNLDSCEAFAQLTALQPVGNLATLLTPQRVATAQVAMDDGMWFNYAAKAVDEPILQALQQLADEQQVVSQYRQLLDGAVMNGSEQRMVLHHLTRGQLGADVVHGGTSLRDFYQQQLDRIAAFCVQVHNGEVRGGSGERFTRVCQIGIGGSDLGPRAMYLALAHGQRSQKQLKLEASFISNVDPDDAGQVLAELPLSRTLFILVSKSGTTQETLTNESLVREALRSQELDPARHMVAVTSETSPLAQSKGFLTSFYMDDFVGGRFSSTSAVGAAVLMLAFGETVVKEFLAGAHQQDCLALNPNVDENPALLDALIGVYERNVLGYPATAVLPYSQALSRFPAHLQQLDMESNGKSVNRQGQAVRYATGPVVFGEAGTNGQHSFYQLLHQGTDRIPLQFIGFLREQGGSDRVIQGSTSQQKLNANLMAQIVAFAKGRRHKEANKVFVGQRPSSLIYAAQLTPRVLGSLLAHFENKVMFQGFLWNINSFDQEGVQLGKMLTQQVLGGRVEDDALDAYCRLFQS from the coding sequence ATGACAAAGACGACGAATAACCTCGACAGTTGTGAGGCGTTTGCCCAATTGACCGCTCTACAGCCGGTTGGCAATCTCGCCACCCTGCTGACTCCCCAACGGGTAGCTACTGCGCAAGTTGCCATGGATGATGGCATGTGGTTTAACTATGCGGCCAAAGCGGTGGATGAGCCGATTCTGCAAGCACTCCAGCAGTTAGCGGATGAACAGCAGGTGGTTAGCCAATACCGACAGTTGCTGGACGGTGCGGTGATGAACGGCAGTGAGCAGCGCATGGTGCTGCACCATCTTACCCGTGGCCAGTTGGGGGCCGATGTGGTTCATGGCGGCACCTCGTTGCGCGATTTTTATCAACAGCAACTTGACCGGATCGCAGCGTTTTGTGTCCAGGTACATAACGGCGAGGTCCGAGGGGGTAGTGGTGAGCGGTTTACCCGGGTGTGTCAGATCGGTATCGGTGGCTCAGACCTCGGTCCCCGTGCCATGTATCTGGCGTTGGCTCATGGTCAACGCAGTCAGAAGCAGTTGAAGTTAGAGGCCTCGTTTATCTCCAATGTTGACCCTGATGATGCTGGACAGGTTCTGGCCGAACTGCCGTTGTCGCGCACTCTGTTTATTCTGGTGTCCAAATCCGGCACCACTCAGGAAACATTGACCAATGAATCTCTGGTGCGCGAAGCCTTGCGGAGCCAGGAGCTTGATCCGGCCCGCCACATGGTGGCGGTGACCAGTGAAACCAGTCCGCTGGCGCAAAGCAAAGGGTTTTTAACCAGTTTCTATATGGATGATTTTGTCGGCGGTCGTTTTTCCTCGACCAGTGCCGTTGGTGCCGCCGTTCTGATGCTGGCCTTTGGTGAAACCGTGGTCAAAGAGTTTCTCGCCGGTGCCCATCAGCAGGACTGTCTGGCTTTGAATCCGAACGTTGATGAAAACCCGGCGTTGCTCGATGCCCTGATCGGTGTCTATGAGCGCAATGTGCTTGGCTATCCGGCCACAGCCGTGTTGCCGTACAGCCAGGCATTGAGCCGTTTCCCCGCCCATCTGCAACAACTGGATATGGAATCCAACGGCAAGTCGGTGAATCGTCAGGGCCAAGCCGTGAGGTATGCCACCGGTCCGGTAGTGTTCGGTGAGGCGGGAACCAATGGCCAGCACTCTTTTTATCAATTATTGCATCAGGGAACGGACCGTATTCCACTCCAATTTATCGGTTTTTTGCGTGAGCAGGGCGGTTCGGATCGGGTTATTCAAGGCTCGACCAGCCAGCAGAAGCTCAATGCCAATCTGATGGCGCAGATTGTCGCCTTTGCCAAAGGGCGTCGCCATAAGGAGGCGAATAAAGTGTTTGTTGGTCAGCGACCTTCAAGTCTGATCTATGCTGCGCAACTGACGCCGCGGGTTTTGGGCAGTCTGCTGGCCCATTTTGAAAACAAAGTGATGTTTCAGGGTTTTTTATGGAACATCAACTCATTTGACCAGGAGGGGGTTCAATTGGGTAAAATGTTGACCCAACAGGTGCTTGGTGGCCGGGTGGAGGATGATGCTCTCGACGCGTATTGCCGATTATTTCAATCCTGA
- a CDS encoding DUF1573 domain-containing protein gives MYRVLLAVLFVFCWVGVAFSAAQIHVPVSEVDLGVLYSGQKSKHTFVLENHGDQPLVINKVRTSCGCTSAFTRDKVIEPGASTELAVQFNSKNFRGNVLKRIMLFTNDPSGKTELRLRARVLVELALKPARIKLGLVEKGQTLQIPLTLTNLSDLPVADVVVRCTSRLMTVEGLPQQLEPGETVPLNLTVNVPDQPSMRVNGYLLFSGRGHVLNQLRIPVTGTTGS, from the coding sequence GTGTACCGAGTTCTTTTAGCCGTTTTGTTCGTTTTCTGTTGGGTGGGAGTGGCTTTCAGTGCGGCGCAGATTCATGTTCCCGTCAGTGAAGTTGATCTGGGCGTTCTGTATTCCGGACAGAAGTCAAAACACACCTTTGTTCTTGAAAATCATGGAGATCAACCGTTGGTGATCAATAAAGTGCGGACATCCTGCGGTTGCACTTCGGCATTTACACGCGATAAAGTGATTGAACCGGGAGCATCGACGGAACTGGCGGTTCAGTTCAATTCGAAGAATTTCCGTGGCAACGTCTTGAAGAGGATCATGTTGTTCACCAATGATCCGAGTGGCAAAACAGAGCTGCGCTTGCGGGCAAGGGTTTTGGTGGAGCTGGCGTTGAAACCGGCGCGGATTAAGCTGGGCCTGGTCGAGAAAGGTCAGACACTGCAGATTCCTTTGACCTTGACAAACCTTTCCGACTTGCCGGTTGCGGATGTGGTTGTGCGTTGTACGTCGCGGCTGATGACCGTGGAGGGGCTGCCGCAGCAACTGGAACCGGGGGAGACCGTCCCTTTGAATTTGACTGTCAACGTGCCGGACCAGCCCAGCATGCGGGTGAACGGTTATCTGCTGTTCAGTGGCCGCGGCCATGTGCTTAACCAATTGCGTATCCCGGTGACCGGGACAACAGGCTCGTAA
- the glgP gene encoding alpha-glucan family phosphorylase, which produces MEWSRFTEITRIAYFSMEIGLSQEIPTYSGGLGILAGDTIKSAADLNVPLVAVTLASRKGYFEQTIDSHGYQHEQPVSWDIASQMERLPVRVSVPIEGRAVVVQAWLYRTKSPAGGVVPVLFLDTDLEENTPEDRAITDVLYGGDQRYRLKQEIVLGVGGVRLLSAMGFRIFQFHMNEGHAALLTLELLNKTRNLSAATWTETLAMDRESVARRCVFTTHTPVPAGHDRFPYPLVAEVLGDTLLPFEELRELAGHEDLNMTTLALNLSRFVNGVAKKHGQVSQAMFPGYEIHAITNGIHPLTWASPYMVALFNDFIQGWAVQPELLVRIDLVPDLQVWEAHQGAKAYLAQYIKEVTGQKLELDVLTIGFARRVATYKRNDLIFHDLERLLALGEGKLQLIFSGKSHPHDEEGKRLIQRIHEMINTLEGRITVIYLPNYNMDVAYRLIPGVDVWLNTPTRPLEASGTSGMKAALNGVPNFSVLDGWWIEGHIEGVTGWSIGAAPTELHADESSRDEDALDLYNKLEYVIMPLYYQQRQAWIQVMKNAIGKNAYYFNTHVMMRRYVTEAYLQR; this is translated from the coding sequence ATGGAATGGAGTCGTTTTACCGAGATTACCCGCATCGCCTATTTTTCCATGGAGATTGGGCTGTCTCAAGAGATCCCGACCTATAGCGGCGGCCTGGGAATTCTCGCCGGAGATACCATCAAAAGCGCCGCTGATCTCAATGTGCCGCTGGTCGCCGTGACTTTGGCCAGTCGCAAAGGCTATTTTGAGCAGACCATCGACAGTCACGGCTATCAGCACGAGCAGCCGGTTTCCTGGGATATTGCTTCTCAGATGGAACGGTTGCCGGTGCGGGTTTCCGTGCCTATCGAAGGTCGTGCCGTGGTGGTACAGGCCTGGTTATATCGCACAAAGAGCCCTGCGGGCGGGGTGGTGCCGGTGCTGTTTCTCGATACTGACCTTGAAGAGAACACCCCCGAAGATCGGGCCATCACCGATGTGTTGTACGGTGGTGATCAGCGTTATCGTCTCAAACAGGAGATTGTCCTTGGTGTTGGCGGGGTACGCCTTTTGTCGGCCATGGGTTTTCGTATCTTCCAGTTTCACATGAATGAGGGGCACGCAGCTCTGCTGACTTTGGAGCTGCTCAACAAAACGCGCAACCTGTCCGCCGCCACCTGGACCGAAACCCTGGCGATGGACCGCGAATCCGTAGCGCGGCGCTGCGTGTTTACCACCCATACCCCGGTTCCGGCCGGACATGACCGTTTCCCTTATCCGCTGGTGGCCGAGGTGCTCGGTGACACGCTGCTGCCTTTCGAAGAGTTGCGTGAGCTGGCCGGGCATGAAGATCTCAATATGACCACTCTGGCCCTCAACTTGAGCCGGTTTGTCAACGGCGTGGCAAAAAAACATGGCCAGGTCTCCCAGGCCATGTTTCCCGGCTATGAGATTCATGCCATCACCAACGGCATCCATCCACTGACCTGGGCGTCGCCCTATATGGTCGCGCTGTTTAACGATTTTATTCAAGGCTGGGCGGTGCAGCCGGAGCTGTTGGTGCGCATTGACCTTGTGCCGGATCTGCAGGTGTGGGAGGCGCACCAGGGTGCCAAGGCTTATCTGGCGCAGTACATCAAAGAGGTCACCGGTCAGAAACTCGAGCTCGATGTTCTCACTATCGGTTTTGCCCGGCGCGTGGCCACCTACAAACGCAACGATCTGATTTTTCATGATCTGGAGCGTCTGCTTGCCCTTGGCGAAGGGAAGTTACAGCTGATTTTTTCCGGAAAATCCCATCCCCATGACGAGGAGGGTAAGCGGCTGATCCAACGCATTCACGAAATGATCAACACCCTTGAAGGGCGCATCACGGTGATCTACCTGCCCAACTACAATATGGATGTGGCTTATCGGCTGATCCCCGGCGTCGATGTGTGGCTCAATACCCCGACCCGGCCGTTGGAGGCTTCAGGGACCAGTGGCATGAAAGCGGCATTGAACGGGGTGCCCAATTTCAGTGTCCTCGATGGCTGGTGGATCGAAGGGCATATCGAAGGGGTGACTGGCTGGTCGATCGGTGCGGCACCCACGGAGCTGCATGCCGACGAAAGCAGCCGCGATGAAGATGCTCTTGATCTGTATAACAAACTCGAATACGTGATCATGCCGTTGTATTACCAGCAACGTCAGGCGTGGATTCAGGTGATGAAAAACGCCATCGGCAAAAATGCCTATTACTTCAATACCCATGTCATGATGCGCCGTTATGTGACTGAAGCGTATCTGCAACGTTAA
- the hpt gene encoding hypoxanthine phosphoribosyltransferase, whose translation MKLLYAQEEIARHVKELGAQISRDYQDQELILLVVLKGSMLFAADLCREITAPVTLEFIRVSSYGSGTTSSGEIDFKVPLQCDIAGKHVLIVEDIIDTGLTLKVLHAYLRNQQPQSLKCCTLIDKKKYRQVDFEADYVGITMEDGFIIGYGLDYNERFRNLAGIYLLDPTNLPFQGEA comes from the coding sequence ATGAAGCTTCTATACGCCCAAGAGGAGATTGCCCGCCACGTCAAAGAACTTGGCGCACAAATCAGCCGTGACTATCAGGACCAGGAACTGATCCTGCTGGTTGTTCTCAAGGGCTCGATGCTGTTTGCCGCTGATCTGTGCCGAGAGATTACGGCACCGGTCACACTTGAATTTATCCGCGTCTCCAGCTATGGCAGCGGCACCACATCAAGCGGCGAGATCGACTTCAAAGTTCCACTGCAATGCGACATCGCCGGCAAGCACGTACTGATTGTTGAAGACATCATTGATACGGGCCTGACCCTTAAAGTTCTTCACGCGTATCTGCGGAACCAACAACCGCAGTCGCTCAAATGCTGTACACTGATCGACAAGAAAAAATACCGTCAGGTCGATTTCGAAGCCGATTATGTCGGCATCACCATGGAAGACGGCTTTATCATCGGCTACGGCCTGGATTACAACGAGCGATTTCGTAATCTTGCGGGAATTTACTTGCTTGACCCTACTAATCTGCCATTTCAGGGAGAGGCTTAA
- a CDS encoding cation:proton antiporter, translated as MLEPILVIGLILFGGFIMGEVCRRLGLPKVTGYILAGLLLNPRLTPIIPGDFVEHTDLVTNISLAFITFSVGGTLLMEKIRTLGKPIILITLFEAECAFLFVATAFVTVVPLLGGFGDGSTVGQVLPMALLLGALAAPTDPSATLAVVHEYHAKGEVTSTIMGVAAFDDILGIINYSLAISFAAMFVLHQPLRSDSLLEPVIKIVGSIGIGILFGWILNGLIRLIRHEKEGVLITLVFSLLALCYGVTSSLGGDELLSTMAMGVVVTNYNPQRDKVFQILERYTEELIFVLFFTLSAMHLDFSVLMANLPIILLFVLFRSLGKWTGAFLGGKLGRSSRMVQRYTVGGLLPQGGIVIGLALLIRQDATFADFAAILVNVIIGATIVHEIIGPIVSKTALRLAGELPKSS; from the coding sequence ATGCTGGAACCGATTCTGGTCATCGGGTTAATTCTGTTCGGCGGTTTTATTATGGGCGAGGTGTGCAGGCGGCTCGGCCTGCCCAAAGTGACCGGCTATATCCTCGCCGGCTTGCTGCTCAACCCCCGTTTGACGCCGATCATTCCCGGTGATTTTGTCGAACACACCGATCTTGTCACCAACATCTCTTTGGCGTTTATCACTTTTTCCGTCGGCGGCACGCTGTTGATGGAAAAAATTCGCACCCTCGGTAAGCCGATTATACTTATCACCCTGTTTGAGGCGGAGTGTGCCTTCTTGTTTGTGGCGACAGCTTTTGTGACGGTGGTCCCGTTACTGGGCGGCTTTGGCGATGGCAGTACGGTTGGGCAAGTGTTGCCGATGGCGTTGTTGCTGGGGGCTCTCGCCGCGCCCACCGATCCGTCAGCCACTCTGGCCGTTGTTCATGAATACCATGCCAAAGGGGAGGTGACCTCGACCATCATGGGCGTTGCTGCGTTCGATGATATTCTTGGCATTATCAATTACAGTCTGGCGATCTCCTTTGCTGCCATGTTTGTGCTGCATCAGCCGTTGCGCAGTGATTCTCTTCTCGAACCGGTGATTAAGATTGTCGGTTCCATTGGTATTGGCATCCTGTTTGGCTGGATTCTCAATGGGCTGATTCGCCTGATCCGTCATGAAAAAGAAGGAGTGTTGATCACGCTGGTGTTCAGTTTGTTGGCCTTGTGTTACGGAGTGACGAGCAGCTTGGGAGGCGACGAACTGTTATCGACCATGGCCATGGGCGTGGTGGTCACGAATTACAATCCCCAGCGTGACAAAGTTTTCCAGATTCTCGAACGTTATACCGAAGAATTGATTTTCGTGCTGTTCTTCACTTTGAGCGCCATGCATCTTGATTTTTCAGTGCTCATGGCCAACCTGCCGATTATTCTCCTGTTTGTTCTGTTTCGTAGTTTGGGAAAATGGACCGGAGCGTTTCTTGGCGGCAAGCTGGGTCGATCCAGCCGCATGGTGCAACGTTATACGGTTGGTGGCCTGCTTCCACAGGGGGGGATCGTCATTGGCCTGGCGTTGCTGATTCGCCAGGATGCCACCTTTGCCGATTTTGCCGCCATTCTCGTAAACGTGATTATCGGTGCGACCATTGTTCATGAAATTATCGGTCCCATTGTTTCTAAAACAGCCCTGCGTCTCGCCGGAGAATTGCCCAAGTCCTCTTGA
- a CDS encoding glucokinase, with product MILLAGDIGGTTSRFQWLDSETPESQSTLFYYPSKRFSSFTALLTTLLSDSGITQVDVACFGLPGPVQGCQVALTNLPWTIDACELQEQLPLKEISLVNDFQAAALGIDALREEKILCLHPGEFDPAGNRLVVGAGTGLGVAPVYQLEGHFYPQSSEGGHIAFAPVTDEQSRLMDWLHRERSHISYEDLLSGEGLGRLYRFHFQQRNNRQPTLFSAAMIHELAEQGDEVAIAALRMFVNIYGQFIGDVALIWPARAGIYIAGGIAGKIIRWMTPEDFTWYFLAKESMNRVVEKMPVYLVKDELLGLKGAMRSARRLAGLESEGEV from the coding sequence ATGATCTTGTTGGCAGGTGATATTGGGGGGACCACATCTCGTTTTCAATGGTTGGACAGTGAGACTCCAGAGTCTCAGTCCACGTTGTTCTACTATCCGAGCAAACGCTTTTCCTCATTTACGGCACTCTTGACCACCCTGTTGTCTGACAGTGGCATCACTCAAGTGGATGTGGCCTGTTTTGGGCTGCCCGGTCCAGTGCAGGGCTGCCAGGTTGCTTTGACCAATCTGCCGTGGACCATTGATGCTTGTGAGCTACAGGAGCAATTGCCTCTGAAAGAGATTTCCCTGGTCAATGATTTTCAGGCGGCTGCGCTGGGCATTGATGCGTTACGCGAAGAGAAAATTCTTTGCCTGCATCCCGGCGAGTTTGATCCGGCAGGAAACCGGCTGGTGGTTGGTGCCGGAACCGGTTTGGGCGTGGCGCCGGTTTATCAGCTTGAAGGCCATTTTTACCCGCAATCTTCCGAAGGGGGGCATATCGCCTTTGCTCCGGTTACTGACGAACAATCGCGGCTCATGGATTGGCTGCATCGGGAACGGAGCCATATCTCTTATGAAGACTTGTTGTCCGGCGAAGGTTTGGGGCGATTGTACCGCTTCCATTTTCAGCAACGCAACAATCGTCAGCCGACGCTTTTCTCCGCCGCAATGATTCACGAACTGGCCGAGCAGGGCGATGAAGTCGCCATCGCCGCTTTACGCATGTTTGTCAATATTTACGGTCAGTTTATTGGTGATGTGGCCCTGATTTGGCCGGCGCGGGCCGGGATCTATATCGCTGGCGGCATTGCTGGAAAGATTATCCGCTGGATGACCCCTGAGGATTTTACCTGGTATTTCCTGGCCAAAGAATCGATGAACCGTGTGGTTGAAAAAATGCCTGTTTATCTGGTCAAAGATGAGTTGCTCGGTCTCAAAGGGGCGATGCGATCTGCCCGACGGTTGGCCGGGCTGGAGAGTGAAGGAGAGGTATGA
- the pta gene encoding phosphate acetyltransferase, protein MHLVDQIKAKARTNQQTVVLPEGYDDRMVQAAGKIVADGLANIVLLGNEATLQAKAAELGVTLDGVTILEPAAAPQLEDYVAELVELRKKKGLTPEQARELLTAEDNLYFASMMVRKNDAGGAVAGAFNTTGDVLRAAFQVIGTAPGMKTVSSVFLMVTKNPDFGENGILLFADCAVNPNPDAKALAEIAVSTASSCKSFLGVDARVAMLSFSTKGSAKHEDADKVLEAMAMAKELNPQLQIDGELQADAALLPKVGEKKAPGSVVAGKANTLIFPDLDAGNIGYKLVERVAGAEAVGPIIQGLAKPVNDLSRGCSVDDIISVSAITAVQAQG, encoded by the coding sequence ATGCATCTGGTAGATCAGATCAAAGCAAAAGCACGCACGAATCAGCAGACGGTTGTTTTGCCCGAGGGCTATGATGACCGGATGGTTCAGGCGGCGGGGAAAATTGTGGCCGATGGCTTGGCCAACATCGTTCTTCTTGGCAATGAAGCAACCTTGCAGGCTAAAGCGGCTGAACTTGGTGTGACCCTTGATGGCGTGACGATTCTGGAACCAGCAGCTGCCCCTCAGCTTGAAGATTATGTTGCCGAGCTGGTTGAGCTGCGCAAGAAAAAGGGATTAACGCCTGAGCAGGCACGGGAGTTGCTGACCGCGGAGGATAATCTTTACTTTGCCTCGATGATGGTCCGTAAAAATGACGCCGGTGGTGCTGTGGCCGGAGCGTTTAATACCACAGGTGATGTGTTGCGCGCCGCTTTTCAGGTGATCGGCACTGCTCCGGGCATGAAGACGGTCTCGTCGGTGTTTCTCATGGTGACCAAAAATCCCGATTTTGGCGAAAACGGTATTCTATTATTTGCCGATTGTGCAGTTAATCCCAATCCCGATGCCAAGGCGTTGGCTGAAATTGCCGTCTCTACGGCAAGTAGCTGTAAGAGTTTCCTTGGTGTGGATGCGCGTGTTGCCATGCTGTCTTTTTCAACCAAAGGCAGTGCCAAACATGAAGATGCCGACAAGGTGCTTGAAGCCATGGCCATGGCCAAGGAGCTTAATCCGCAATTACAGATTGACGGTGAACTTCAGGCTGATGCGGCTTTGCTGCCCAAAGTTGGTGAAAAGAAAGCTCCCGGTTCTGTAGTGGCGGGTAAGGCCAATACCCTGATCTTCCCGGATCTGGATGCCGGCAATATCGGCTACAAACTGGTTGAGCGGGTTGCCGGTGCTGAAGCGGTTGGCCCGATCATTCAGGGGCTGGCTAAGCCGGTCAATGATCTGTCGCGCGGTTGTTCCGTGGATGACATTATCAGTGTTTCAGCGATTACAGCGGTACAAGCGCAGGGCTAG
- a CDS encoding acetate kinase, translating into MDILALNCGSSSVKYQLFNWDKKEVIAKGVVERVTIGDSFIAHEVPGRDTYKEQSECPDHRVAIDLIIRTLTHPAHGVVKKMSEISAVGHRVVHGGEKFTCSVRINDEVLDAIRSVQHLAPLHNPPNISGIEAAQAVLPTVPHIAIFDTAFHQTMPSHAYTYPLPYEWYEEYGVRRYGFHGTSHLYVSKRAAIKLGKPLEECNIITLHIGNGVSHTAIKGGRSMDTSMGLTPLEGAMMGTRCGDIDPAIPPFIMDQEGCTPREIDSILNKKSGLLGITGRFTDRRDVITEADNGDTRCQLALDVEAYRLKKYIGSYAAALGGVDAIVFTAGVGENAGVIRQKALEGLEFMGITLDVEKNLKTFSKSGETEITLPDSPVKVFVIPTNEELVFVEDVVAILDDTYTDHTKFPYTFTAQDYTP; encoded by the coding sequence ATGGATATTCTTGCTTTGAACTGTGGTAGCTCATCTGTCAAGTATCAGTTATTCAACTGGGACAAAAAAGAAGTGATTGCCAAGGGCGTCGTGGAACGTGTCACCATTGGTGACTCCTTTATCGCTCACGAAGTTCCCGGCCGCGACACCTATAAGGAACAATCGGAATGTCCGGATCATCGGGTCGCGATAGATCTGATCATCCGCACCCTGACGCATCCGGCGCACGGCGTTGTCAAAAAGATGTCTGAAATTTCCGCGGTCGGCCATCGTGTCGTTCACGGTGGTGAAAAATTCACCTGTTCGGTGCGCATCAACGACGAAGTTCTCGACGCGATTCGCAGTGTCCAGCACCTCGCCCCGCTGCACAACCCGCCAAACATTTCCGGGATTGAAGCGGCCCAGGCGGTTTTGCCCACGGTTCCGCATATTGCGATCTTCGACACGGCATTCCATCAAACCATGCCGTCCCATGCGTATACCTATCCGCTGCCTTACGAATGGTACGAAGAGTACGGTGTCCGCCGTTACGGATTTCACGGCACCAGCCATCTTTATGTCTCAAAACGAGCCGCCATCAAACTCGGAAAACCACTCGAAGAGTGTAATATCATTACTCTGCACATCGGTAATGGTGTCTCCCATACGGCCATCAAAGGTGGCCGCTCAATGGATACCAGCATGGGCTTAACGCCACTGGAAGGCGCCATGATGGGAACACGTTGCGGCGACATTGACCCGGCGATCCCACCGTTCATTATGGACCAAGAGGGATGTACCCCCCGTGAAATCGATTCGATTCTTAACAAAAAATCGGGCCTGCTCGGCATCACCGGCCGCTTCACCGACCGTCGCGATGTGATTACCGAAGCGGATAACGGCGATACACGATGCCAACTGGCTCTCGATGTTGAAGCGTACCGACTCAAAAAATACATCGGCTCTTACGCTGCGGCCCTTGGTGGCGTTGACGCCATCGTCTTCACCGCCGGCGTTGGCGAAAATGCCGGCGTTATCCGTCAGAAAGCTCTGGAAGGTCTCGAGTTCATGGGGATCACGCTGGATGTGGAGAAAAACCTCAAAACGTTCAGCAAAAGCGGAGAAACAGAGATCACCCTGCCGGATTCTCCGGTGAAGGTCTTTGTCATCCCAACCAATGAAGAATTGGTGTTTGTCGAAGATGTCGTGGCGATCCTTGATGACACGTACACCGACCACACCAAGTTTCCCTACACCTTCACGGCGCAGGATTATACGCCTTAA
- a CDS encoding DUF3426 domain-containing protein — protein MLIQCTKCQTVYNFDDSALQGSSIDVRCARCQTVFTVDASSAVSEDVCHVGEDELQGTSFRSSADSLPTDTSTHAQQQPSEEALFEPEPEQTFEAPPVTQTHIALHPEPEQPDSEQPGDEEEFSFTSAEQSAEQPAADETGFDFAPLDEPPAEQPPAQNEEASDFSFDQPQETAAIDGAAESEQQEHPEQPVDLFAEGQEETTLSAEEKEPQWEGSPDDFTFEDSGEDFSFDDDDSWSADKPKPPAAQIDSAENSDESPDFIFEPLTSEATPTPPQPKPAAEESPLAPDEEMEQPISTLPEAEKPEAKERPAQRPPQVEKRGTSKFLLFILFLLLVAAGAYGYFYATLGTTDVRVMIREIEQLVMPSGQQQPQGSLTITRSESYYIDNSEAGPLFVIQGTVRNDYKEPRAELSVTATLYKDKGQPFTKKTVYCGNEISRQELETMPYATLGETMSNPFGTALANVGVAPGASLSFIVVFNDLSDDLSEFSIEPASSKAASQ, from the coding sequence ATGCTCATTCAATGCACAAAGTGTCAGACCGTTTATAACTTCGACGATTCGGCTCTACAGGGCTCAAGCATTGATGTCCGATGTGCTCGATGCCAAACCGTTTTCACCGTCGATGCCTCTTCTGCGGTCAGCGAGGACGTTTGTCATGTCGGTGAAGATGAACTGCAAGGCACATCCTTTCGCTCCAGTGCCGATTCCCTACCGACCGACACGTCGACACACGCACAGCAACAACCCAGTGAAGAGGCGTTATTTGAACCGGAGCCGGAGCAGACATTCGAAGCTCCGCCCGTCACGCAAACCCATATCGCCCTTCATCCCGAGCCAGAACAACCCGACAGTGAACAACCCGGAGATGAAGAGGAGTTCTCCTTTACATCGGCAGAACAATCCGCTGAACAACCTGCGGCTGACGAGACAGGCTTCGATTTTGCTCCCCTCGACGAACCCCCGGCAGAGCAACCACCGGCACAAAATGAGGAGGCATCTGATTTCTCTTTTGACCAACCGCAAGAAACTGCCGCCATTGACGGAGCAGCTGAATCTGAACAACAGGAACACCCCGAGCAACCCGTTGACCTGTTTGCGGAAGGGCAAGAGGAAACGACCCTCAGTGCCGAGGAGAAAGAACCACAGTGGGAAGGCAGCCCTGATGACTTTACCTTTGAGGACAGCGGCGAAGACTTCAGCTTTGACGATGACGACTCCTGGTCGGCAGACAAACCAAAACCACCTGCGGCACAAATCGACAGCGCAGAAAATAGTGACGAATCACCAGATTTCATCTTCGAGCCGTTAACCAGTGAAGCCACACCCACACCACCTCAGCCCAAACCGGCTGCCGAAGAGAGTCCTCTGGCCCCTGACGAGGAGATGGAACAACCGATAAGCACACTGCCAGAAGCGGAAAAACCCGAGGCCAAGGAGCGTCCGGCGCAGCGACCACCCCAAGTGGAAAAACGGGGCACGTCAAAATTCCTGCTGTTCATTCTGTTCCTGCTGCTGGTAGCCGCCGGAGCTTACGGTTATTTCTATGCAACCCTCGGCACTACGGATGTCAGGGTCATGATTCGGGAGATCGAACAATTGGTGATGCCGTCCGGGCAACAGCAACCTCAAGGATCGCTGACCATCACCCGTTCGGAAAGCTACTATATTGACAATAGCGAGGCGGGACCACTGTTCGTCATCCAGGGAACGGTTCGCAACGATTATAAAGAGCCGCGCGCCGAACTCAGTGTGACTGCCACCCTGTATAAAGACAAGGGCCAGCCGTTCACGAAAAAGACCGTCTACTGCGGCAATGAGATCAGCCGTCAGGAACTCGAAACCATGCCATACGCAACGCTTGGCGAAACCATGAGCAACCCGTTTGGCACAGCACTGGCCAATGTCGGAGTCGCTCCCGGCGCATCCCTGTCGTTTATCGTCGTTTTCAATGATCTCTCTGACGACCTGAGCGAATTCAGCATTGAGCCGGCAAGCTCCAAAGCGGCCTCGCAATAA